Proteins encoded by one window of Bacillus rossius redtenbacheri isolate Brsri chromosome 3, Brsri_v3, whole genome shotgun sequence:
- the LOC134530418 gene encoding uncharacterized protein LOC134530418 isoform X1, translating into MVGAAWLAVLSCAVAAAAGSAPGGDERRQWWRDPCALHAKSPLKGKRWQLVLERRVKKVKQQVDITLNHFRLQKLNSLYPEGVREIVKQHFEQTWLPGIGNVNMMRDRISQHFKVQFLFPELHADLQKFAVALQGMLEDRGEEAARAEALRGTALQLQLLLCEVELALGRMKVAVPGRQDPAVMSPEERHPAGNTARVVRDWGTLSRYRGYLQGWARLLARTTRRRRRASRPSSPATAPAPSR; encoded by the exons ATGG TTGGCGCGGCGTGGTTGGCAGTACTGAGCTGCGCGGTGGCGGCGGCGGCCggcagcgctcctggcggcgacGAGCGGCGGCAGTGGTGGCGCGACCCGTGCGCCCTGCACGCCAAGTCGCCGCTGAAGGGCAAGCGCTGGCAGTTGGTGTTGGAGCGCCGCGTCAAGAAAGTCAAGCAGCAGGTCGACATCACCCTGAATCACTTCCGGCTGCAGAAGCTGAACAGTCTCTACCCCGAG gggGTGAGAGAGATAGTCAAGCAGCATTTTGAGCAAACTTGGCTGCCTGGGATTGGAAACGTTAATATGATGCGAGACAGGATTTCACAACATTTTAAG GTGCAGTTCCTGTTCCCCGAGCTGCACGCGGACCTGCAGAAGTTCGCGGTGGCGCTGCAGGGCATGCTGGAGGACCGGGGGGAGGAGGCGGCGCGCGCGGAGGCCCTGCGCGGCACCgcgctgcagctgcagctgctgctGTGCGAGGTGGAGCTGGCGCTGGGGCGCATGAAGGTGGCGGTGCCGGGGCGCCAGGACCCGGCCGTCATGTCGCCCGAGGAGCGACACCCGGCCGGCAACACGGCGCGAGTCGTGCGCGATTGGGGCACCTTGTCGCGGTACCGCGGCTACCTGCAGGGCTGGGCGCGCCTGCTCGCGAGGACCACCAGGAGGAGGCGCCGCGCCTCTCGCCCGTCGTCGCCGGCGACCGCCCCGGCGCCGAGTCGCTAG
- the LOC134530418 gene encoding uncharacterized protein LOC134530418 isoform X2 yields MVGAAWLAVLSCAVAAAAGSAPGGDERRQWWRDPCALHAKSPLKGKRWQLVLERRVKKVKQQVDITLNHFRLQKLNSLYPEGVREIVKQHFEQTWLPGIGNVNMMRDRISQHFKFLFPELHADLQKFAVALQGMLEDRGEEAARAEALRGTALQLQLLLCEVELALGRMKVAVPGRQDPAVMSPEERHPAGNTARVVRDWGTLSRYRGYLQGWARLLARTTRRRRRASRPSSPATAPAPSR; encoded by the exons ATGG TTGGCGCGGCGTGGTTGGCAGTACTGAGCTGCGCGGTGGCGGCGGCGGCCggcagcgctcctggcggcgacGAGCGGCGGCAGTGGTGGCGCGACCCGTGCGCCCTGCACGCCAAGTCGCCGCTGAAGGGCAAGCGCTGGCAGTTGGTGTTGGAGCGCCGCGTCAAGAAAGTCAAGCAGCAGGTCGACATCACCCTGAATCACTTCCGGCTGCAGAAGCTGAACAGTCTCTACCCCGAG gggGTGAGAGAGATAGTCAAGCAGCATTTTGAGCAAACTTGGCTGCCTGGGATTGGAAACGTTAATATGATGCGAGACAGGATTTCACAACATTTTAAG TTCCTGTTCCCCGAGCTGCACGCGGACCTGCAGAAGTTCGCGGTGGCGCTGCAGGGCATGCTGGAGGACCGGGGGGAGGAGGCGGCGCGCGCGGAGGCCCTGCGCGGCACCgcgctgcagctgcagctgctgctGTGCGAGGTGGAGCTGGCGCTGGGGCGCATGAAGGTGGCGGTGCCGGGGCGCCAGGACCCGGCCGTCATGTCGCCCGAGGAGCGACACCCGGCCGGCAACACGGCGCGAGTCGTGCGCGATTGGGGCACCTTGTCGCGGTACCGCGGCTACCTGCAGGGCTGGGCGCGCCTGCTCGCGAGGACCACCAGGAGGAGGCGCCGCGCCTCTCGCCCGTCGTCGCCGGCGACCGCCCCGGCGCCGAGTCGCTAG